A region from the Lolium perenne isolate Kyuss_39 chromosome 4, Kyuss_2.0, whole genome shotgun sequence genome encodes:
- the LOC127349204 gene encoding senescence associated gene 20, producing the protein MRLLTGGAGAAPGIPFIVRTVDAFGSTVLAEGTDATGLLYWVHAWTVGPGGRVTEVREYCNTVLLVTRLGRAAEETTAYSQPPSQHVWQSRLPDHARRKLPALVLAI; encoded by the coding sequence ATGCGGCTCCTCACCGGCGGCGCCGGAGCCGCCCCCGGCATCCCGTTCATAGTCCGCACGGTCGACGCCTTCGGGTCGACCGTCCTGGCCGAGGGCACCGACGCGACGGGGTTGCTGTACTGGGTGCACGCTTGGACTGTTGGTCCCGGCGGGCGCGTAACGGAGGTGCGTGAGTACTGCAACACGGTGCTCCTCGTGACCAGGCTCGGCCGTGCCGCGGAGGAGACGACGGCGTACTCGCAGCCGCCGTCGCAGCACGTGTGGCAGAGCCGGCTGCCGGACCACGCTCGGAGGAAGCTCCCTGCCCTCGTGCTCGCCATCTGA